GGCCAAGGCGATCGGGAAGCAACTGACCTGCGTGTTCGTTGACAACGGCCTGCTGCGCAAAGGCGAGCGAGATTTTGTTGAGACGACGTTCCGCGGTCACTTCGACATTGATCTTCGCGTCGTTCATGCGGGAGAGGAGTTTCTCAGCGATCTTGCTGGCGTCACCGATCCGCAGGAGAAGCGACGCAGGATTGGCCATCGGTTTATCGAGGTCTTCAAGGCGTCCGCTGATCAGATCGAGGGTGTTTCCTATCTCGCACAAGGAACGCTCTACCCCGATGTGATCGAGTCGGGGCACGGTCACTCGGGACAGGCGGCAAACATCAAACTTCACCACAACGTCGGCGGGCTACCCGAGCAGCTTGGCTTCGAGCTGGTTGAACCGTTCCGCCAACTCTTCAAAGACGAGGTCCGGCAACTCGGGGCGCTCCTCGGTCTGCCTGAAACCATGGTCTGGCGACACCCCTTCCCCGGTCCCGGCCTGGCGGTGCGTTGCCTCGGCGAGGTCACGTCCGAACAGCTCAGCATCCTCCAGGAAGCCGATGAGATCCTCCTCGAAGAAATCGTCGCGAACAACCTCTACCGGCAGACCGCGCAGGTCTTTGCGGTGCTGCTGCCCGTGCGCGCCGTGGGCGTCATGGGCGACGGCAGAACCCACGAGCAGGTGATCGCCGTGCGGGCCGTCGAGAGCCAGGACTTCATGACCGCCGACTGGGCGAGAATCCCCTACGACGTCCTCGCAACCATCTCAAACCGGATCATCAACGAGGTCCGAGGCGTCAACCGGGTCGTCTACGACATCTCAAGCAAACCGCCCGCGACGATCGAGTGGGAGTAACGTGCTCGCGCGACTCAGATGAGCATGCAATATCGTACGAAAGGATTCGCCTGATTTTTCGCAGACTCCGGCACGGGCCCGATCGGTAGGCTCTGATCGCGTCTGAGGCTGCTGGGAGGATTACTTCTAAGAAGTGTGTCGCCGATTGGAACTCGGTGATGCTTCACGGCGTACGATGATCTGAACACATGACGATCAAACGCCTCGCCATCCTGTTCCTGGCCCTTGGCCTCAGCACACTCTCCCTGGGTTGCCGGACGACCAGAGTGATCGAGGACTCGCGATTTCTAACCGTGGGAGACATGCCCGCCGAAGTCAGCGTCCCGCTCTTGCAGGATCGCATGTACTACCGTGTGCCGGTGACGATCAATGAACAGGACGCTGGAACCTTTCTTCTCGACACTGGGGCGGCGCTGATCGCTGCGGACCTCGGCGTGGTCCGTCGGCTCGAACTCCCAAGGCGAGGCGGCGGGACTGCAATAGGGATCGCCGGGCGAGAACCGTTTAGTTACCACGATGTCGATTCGCTAGCGGTGGGACCGTTGCTGCTCAACCAGGAACGTGTGGCGGGGCTCAACATGCTCAAGCTCCATCGGCGTCGCCGCTCACGACTCGATGGTCTGGTTGGGTTTCCGGCGCTCGCCGAGGTCCCCTTCGCTCTCGATGGACCTGCCCGAGAACTGACGTTCTATGACCCCGATCACTTCAACGCACCCGATTCCGTCGGATCATTCAGACTGATCCGATTCAGGAACCTCCCGACCGTCGAGGCCACCATCGGAGAGGGTAGACGCATCTGGCTGGTCCTCGACACCGGCGCCGATGAGATGCTCTCCCTGCCCGCAGATGTCCCTAGCTTCTGGCCCGAAGTTCTGGCAACCGAGATTCACGGCCGATCGATGAACCGCGGCGTGGGCGGCGTCATCGCGGGGCGGAAGGGCTGGGTGAGTCGCTTGGAGGTGTTTGGCTACCATTTCAACGACGTGCAAGCTAATTTTGCCCCGCCACCTGATTCATTCAAGCAAGCTCCGGTGCCCGTGGGGCGGATCGGCAACGCATTCCTCAAGCGATTCCGCCTGACCTTCGACCAGCGGAGCGGACGAATGTGGGCGGAGCTGGACCGAACGCAGGTGACTCAGGTGGAACCGACTGAGGCTGCAACGACAGGCGTCTCATCCGGCAATCGATAAAAGACACGGCCTTCTCGTGAGTGAATCTCTGACTGAGGTTGGCCAAACTCACTCAACGCTCCCGCAGCCAAAGCCGTACAGATCAGGCTATCTAAAGCGTCCCCTCCCTGGTCTTCAAGGATGATTCGTTGCTCTTTCGGCGACAAGTCAAGATTGATCTGAGTATGCAGCCAGTTGAAGATTCGCCTTCGCTGCTCAATATGCCCACTCGTCCTGCCCTTGTACGGGGCAAGCGTCAGTTGATCACATGAGGCTGCATGCTTTATCGCTGATGCGGGACACGCTTCGATGAGCGTTGGCTGATCCGGGCGAATGGACATCATGGGAAACACCCTGGCGGCTCGTGCCGTCAGAAGCGGATGAAGCACATGAACGATCGCAGCGTAAGTCTGGCGGTACAGCCGGAGGTTGCCCGGTGCCATAGGCGTTCGTGTCTCGCGATCCGTCTGCCGCTTGGTTTCTCCGAGTTCTTGTCGAAGCGACTCGGGGGCAGGGAAGCGCGATGGAGAGGCTAGGACAGTCTGATTCCATCCAGACGTCATGACAGGCAGCGGCAACGACAGCGGGGCATCAACTGCAACAATGGCGTCATGATTGGATTTAAGGAAATCTACCAGGGCAGGAAAAGTATCCGCGGGCGATGGATCACAAGCCAGTTCCTCACAGGCCGAGCGGACTGATTCAACCGTCAGGCATCGGCTGGCGCCTGACCACCAAGCAACGGTGATCCAGAGACGCTGGCCTGCATCCATAGCCCCGCTGAAATCGATACCGATGCAACGATGTTGTTTGGATCGGCGCATAAAAAAGGCCCTGTCAGCTTTAGGCTGAAAGGGCCCTTAAGTCGGCGATGACCTACTTTCCCGCAGTGGCAGTATCATCGGCGTGACAGGCTTAACTTCCGAGTTCGGGATGGGATCGGGTGTGACCCTGTCACTATGGTCACCGACAAGCGTGGGTCTGAGGTTTCCCTCAGACCCACGGGATAAGCGGATCTGCTGACGATGCACAAGGCGTGTTGTGATACAACGCCGGGGGTTGGGGTCCGGCGAAGCGATGTTCTTGAAACAGGCCATGCCATCACAGACGAGTCACTCCTGTTGAGTGAACTCGGCCGGTGATCGGAATGACTAAGCAATCGACCGTTAGTACTGCTCACCTGAAAGTATCTCTACTCTTACAGCTGCAGCCTATCAACCCGGTGGTCTACCGGGGGTCTCAATGCAATCCTTATCTTGAGGGGGGCTTCCCACTTAGATGCCTTCAGCGGTTATCCCTGCCGCACTTAGCTACCCGGCTATGGCCCTAGCGGGCCAACCGGCGCACCAGGGGTGCGTCCGACCTAATCCTCTCGTACTAAAGTCGAATTCTCTCAAGATTGCTCCGCCCACAGCAGATAGGGACCGACCTGGCTCACGCCGGTCTGAACCCAGCTCGCGTGCCACTTTAATGGGCGAACAGCCCAACCCTTGGGACCGCCTTCAGCCCCAGGATGTGACGAGCCGACATCGAGGTGCCAAACCGCTCCGCCGCTATGGACGCTCGGGAGCGATCAGCCTGTTATCCCCGGAGTACCTTTTATCCGTTGAGCGATAGCCCTTCCACACGGGACTACCGGATCACTAGAGCCCACTTTCGTGACTGCTCGACGAGTATGTCTTGCAGTAAAGCCGGCTTATGCTCTTACACTCGACACACGGTTTCCAACCGTGCTGAGCCGACCTTTGCGCTCCTCCGTTACTTTTTAGGAGGAGACCGCCCCAGTCAAACTGCCCGGCTGACACGGTCCCCCGCCCGGATTCACGGGTCGGGGTTAGGTCAAAAACATGATCAGGGTGGTATTTCAAGGATGGCTCCACCTGGACCGGAATCCAGGCTTCAAAGCCTCCCACCTATCCTACGCAGAACAAGTTCTTGGCCAGTATCAACGTACAGTAAAGGTTCACGGGGTCTTTCCGTCTTGCTGCGGGTACGCGGTATCTTCACCGCTTCTTCTATTTCACCGAGTCGGTTGTTGAGACAGTGCTCCAATGATTACGCCATTCATGCGCGTCGGAACTTACCCGACAAGGAATTTCGCTACCTTAGGACCGTCATAGTTACGGCCGCCATTGACCGGTGCTTAGGTCGTAAGCTTCGCCGAAGCTAACCTACTTCCGTGACATTCCGGCATCGAGCAGGCGTCAGACTGTATACATCCTCTTGCGAGTTAGCACAGTCCTGTGTTTTTGATAAACAGTTCTCAGAGCCTTTTCTCTGCGCCCTTCCCGAAGGTTAGGGCCCCCTTATCGCGAACTTACGGGGTGAATTTGCCTAATTCCTTAACAACCGTTCTCTCGAGCGCCTGAGGCTATTCGCCACGACTACCTGTGTCAGTTTTAGTACGGCCACGTTTTCGTCCACACCGGCTTTTCTTGGGACACATCCAGCCATCATCGGGATCAAGCCCTTAGCCTTGCGGCAACGACCATCTAACGGGTCGCATGACCTTCAGAATCCGTCACGGTGCTTCAACCTACAACGCGGTGCAGGAATATTAACCTGCTGTCCATCGACTACGCCTTTCGGCCTCGCCTTAGGTGCCGACTAACCCTGGGCGGATTTACCTTCCCCAGGAAACCTTAGTCTTTCGGCGTGCAGGATTTTCACCCGCATTATCGTTACTCAAGCCCACATATTCACTTCCGGGCGCTCCACGAGACGTTGCCCGTCTCGCTTCAACGCTGCCTGGAACGCTCCTCTACCGCTACATAAGTAGCCCGCAGCTTCGGTTCATATCTTATTCCCGATCATTATCGGCGCCAGAGTCCTCGACCAGTGAGCTATTACGCACTCTTTAAATGGTGGCTGCTTCTAAGCCAACATCCTGGCTGTCA
This Phycisphaeraceae bacterium DNA region includes the following protein-coding sequences:
- the guaA gene encoding glutamine-hydrolyzing GMP synthase gives rise to the protein MSMTTPQPVSQALLEVPESLYGEVVPIVDFGSQYVQLIARRVREAGVYSVLVSPETPVEELRRVRPKGVILSGGPSSVYDEGAPRCDPALFDLGVPVLGICYGMQIGAELLGASVTAAEAREYGRAKLHVEETDGLFKGIPQDTSVWMSHGDQVSSLSESFISLATTPTCPYAAVRHRERDFYGLQFHPEVTHTPHGAEILSNFLFGVCGCAGTWRMSNFVEIAIERIREQVGDGRVICGLSGGVDSSVAAALLAKAIGKQLTCVFVDNGLLRKGERDFVETTFRGHFDIDLRVVHAGEEFLSDLAGVTDPQEKRRRIGHRFIEVFKASADQIEGVSYLAQGTLYPDVIESGHGHSGQAANIKLHHNVGGLPEQLGFELVEPFRQLFKDEVRQLGALLGLPETMVWRHPFPGPGLAVRCLGEVTSEQLSILQEADEILLEEIVANNLYRQTAQVFAVLLPVRAVGVMGDGRTHEQVIAVRAVESQDFMTADWARIPYDVLATISNRIINEVRGVNRVVYDISSKPPATIEWE
- a CDS encoding aspartyl protease family protein, which gives rise to MTIKRLAILFLALGLSTLSLGCRTTRVIEDSRFLTVGDMPAEVSVPLLQDRMYYRVPVTINEQDAGTFLLDTGAALIAADLGVVRRLELPRRGGGTAIGIAGREPFSYHDVDSLAVGPLLLNQERVAGLNMLKLHRRRRSRLDGLVGFPALAEVPFALDGPARELTFYDPDHFNAPDSVGSFRLIRFRNLPTVEATIGEGRRIWLVLDTGADEMLSLPADVPSFWPEVLATEIHGRSMNRGVGGVIAGRKGWVSRLEVFGYHFNDVQANFAPPPDSFKQAPVPVGRIGNAFLKRFRLTFDQRSGRMWAELDRTQVTQVEPTEAATTGVSSGNR
- a CDS encoding DUF429 domain-containing protein — encoded protein: MRRSKQHRCIGIDFSGAMDAGQRLWITVAWWSGASRCLTVESVRSACEELACDPSPADTFPALVDFLKSNHDAIVAVDAPLSLPLPVMTSGWNQTVLASPSRFPAPESLRQELGETKRQTDRETRTPMAPGNLRLYRQTYAAIVHVLHPLLTARAARVFPMMSIRPDQPTLIEACPASAIKHAASCDQLTLAPYKGRTSGHIEQRRRIFNWLHTQINLDLSPKEQRIILEDQGGDALDSLICTALAAGALSEFGQPQSEIHSREGRVFYRLPDETPVVAASVGST